The DNA segment GGTCTTGCCAGTAACGTGGCGTATCGAACCAGGGGAATGCCTGCTTGAATGCCGGATCATCCCAACGCCGGGCCAGCCACGCTGCGTAATGCATCAGGCGCAAAGTGCGCAAAGCTTCGACCAGATACAGTTCTCGCGGATTGAATTCAAAAAAATCTTCATACCCCGCCAACAGGTCAGATAACTGGCGCACCTGATCCGCGCGCTCGCCTGACAATAACATCCAGAGGTCCTGAATTGCCGGCCCCATGCGACTGTCGTCAAAATCGACAAAATGCGGACCGGCATCAGTCCACAAGACATTTCCGCAGTGGCAATCGCCATGCAGGCGAATGGCGGCAACCTGGCCGGCACGCGCAAAGCAGTGACGCACACCGTCGAGCGCCTGCGCAGCCACGGTGCGATAGGCCTCCATCAATTCCGGCGGAATGAAGTCGTGCGCCAGCAGATAATCGCGAGGTTCTTCCCCAAAGCTGGCCACATCCAGCACCGGACGCTCGATGAAAGGCCGCAAGGCGCCAACCGCATGTATGCGTCCGATGAAACGTCCCATCCATTCCAGCGTAGCTGCATCCTCCAGTTCGGGAGCGCGGCCGCCATGGCGCGGAAATACGGCGAAGCGAAAGCCCTGGTACGCATGCAAGCTTGTGCCGGCCAGCATCAAGGCAGGCACAACAGGAATTTCCTGTTCGACCAGTTCCTGGACAAATGCGTGCTCTTCCAGGATTGCCGCATCGCTCCAGCGTCGCGGTCGATAAAATTTCGCAACCAGCGGAGGCCCGTCGTCCATGCCAATCTGGTACACACGATTTTCGTAACTGTTCAGCGCCAGCATGCGCCCATCGCTGCGCAAGCCAATCGCATCAAGTGCGTCCAGGACGATGTCGGGGGTCAGACTGGAAAAAGCGGGATCTTGGGCAGCGGTCATGCCAGCTATTGTAAGGCGCAACCAGACTATCCCGGTGTATTTCGTTTACTGCTCGCTAAAACTCCCGTATCAAAAACCGAACTTTACCTGCACCCCCAGCGTGTAGGGCGATTCCTTCAGGCGGGGCGGGATAAGTGTCAGGTTCACACCAAGTTTATTCATTTCTATGCGCGCCAGGCCGACCAGGGCTGGCGTGATATTTCCATTGTTTAGTTTGGGATACCCATTGACGAAACCCGCCATCAATCCGAAGCGCACGATCCCGTAATCGATTGGCGTCCAGGCGGTAAATGCGTAAAGGCTACGCTTGTCATGACTATTCATGTAACTGCCTGCCATGTACATCAACTCCCGCTTTTCATGATATTCCAGCCCAAAGCCGAAATTCTGCTCTCTCAGATCCTGTTCCCTATTACTGTGCACGCTGCCTAGCGTGGTGCTGCCCCAGATTTCTGCTGCGCAAAGAATTGCGGGAAAGAATGCGAGCAACGAAAGAAAGTATTTCATGGGCCCCCCTTTGCACCGCAAGCGTCCGCATCGAAGTCGGAGCGCTGCGCAAACCAGATATCGCAAGACATCGTTGGCGTCTTCAGGGAACGAACCGGTTACCGGCTTTAATCAGCATGACAAGGAACTGCCATACAAACCTTCTCCCTGTCGCTAATACTCCTGCCGACGCGGCAGGAAATCATTGACCTAATGCAGGGGCAGACAAGGGAAAAGCCGTTTCGCATCCATTCGTTTAGTTACATCAAATCTGGACGTGCCAAGGGCATGCGGCACCGAAAGAAAAAGCGCCTCCATTTTTCTTTTACAACGCAATACAGCAGCAAGCGCATTAAGATGGTAAGGTGCGGGTTTTTCGTATCCGGCAAAAAGGCATTTTCATGAACATTGACGAACCGCTCTCAGACAAGGAGTTCGACGAACTCGACAAATTCCTGCTGTCGGACCGCTGCGCCGACGATGGCATGACCATGGATAGCCTGCATGGCTACCTGACTGCGCTGGCAATCGGACCGCAAGAGGTCATGCTGGCGGAATGGCTGCCGCGTGTCTGGGGAGCATCAGGCCAGGCACCGCAGTTCAAGACCGACAAGGAATGCAGCCGCATCATGAACCTGATCGCGCGCTATATGAATGAAGTGGTGATGACTTTCGAAGTCGCACCGAAGGAATTCGAGCCGCTCTTTTGCGAATATGAATTTGAAGGCCGCCAGGTCATCGACGGTGAAGCCTGGGCATGGGGCTTCCTGGAAGGCGTCGACCTGCGCGCCGACGCCTGGGAGCCGATCTGGGATTCCAACCTCGCCCCGTTGATGCGTTCGATCCACCTGCTAGGTGCTGAAGAAATCGAAGAAGAAGACATGACGCTGGTAGACGAACCGGTAAAACGCCACAAACTGGCCATCGAAGTCGAGGCGGCGATTCCGGCAATCCATCGCTATTGGCAGCCGCAACGCAAATCAGCCGTGACTACGGTGCAGCGCCAGGAAGCCAAGGTCGGGCGCAATGATGATTGCCCTTGCGGCAGCGGCAAGAAATTCAAGAAGTGTTGCGGTGCAGAACCTGCTCAAGCCTGACGCCTGTAACGCTATAGCATGAAAGAAAGAAATGGTCTGCACGGGCCCCGTCAAACAGGGCTGGTGCAGGCCAACGCAGGCGCTTAAAGCTTGATGAAATGCTCGCGGTAATACTTGAGTTCTTCGACCGATTCAATGATGTCGGCCAGGGCGGTATGTTTCTGGTGTTTTTTGAAACCACTCGCCAGTTCCGGTTTCCAGCGCCGGCACAGCTCCTTGAGTGTGGAAACATCAAGGTTGCGGTAATGGAAAAACGCTTCCAGCTTCGGCATGCCGCGTACCATGAAGCGGCGATCCTGGCAGATGGAATTGCCGCACATCGGTGATTTGCCAGCGGGCACGAAATGTTTAAGAAAGGCAATAATCGCACTTTCGGCATCCGCCTCGGAAATCGTCGAAGCCTTGACCCGATCGATCAGGCCCGAGCGGCCGTGCGTGCCCTTGTTCCAGGCATCCATGCGGTCCAGCACTTCATCAGGCTGATGAATGGCAAACACAGGACCTTCGGCCAGTATGTTCAGATGCGGATCGGTGACAACCACTGCCACTTCAATGATGCGATCATTGTCAGGATCAAGGCCGGTCATTTCCATATCCACCCACACCAGGTTGAATTCATTGGGACGGGCTGGCGTGGCAGGTGTCGGGGCTTGCAAATCGGTAGGTTGTGACATAATTGTTTTTCCTTGGAAGTCCCATATTTTCTCACAGGGCAGCAATGAATTCTTACGTGTTTTCGCTATTGTTTATCGCTTTTCTGGTACTGACCATTGCCGTGCGTTTCTGGCTCAGCTCCCGGCATATACGGCACATCCTGATGCATCGGCAAGCCGTGCCCCCCCAGTTTTCGGCCAGGATCCCTCTCGCCGCCCATCAGAAAGCAGCGGATTACACCGTCGCCAAGACGAAGCTTCGCATGACAATGCTGGGCGTCAATGCCGCGGTATTGCTTGGTTTTACCTTTTTTGGCGGCCTGCAGTGGCTGTCCATGAAGGTTTTCGATCTTACCGGTCCCGGCATGACATATCAAATCGGCTTGCTGGCGGCATTTGCCATCATTTCCGGCCTGATTGACCTGCCCTTCAGTTACTACTCCCAGTTCCGCCTTGAAGAAAAATTTGACTTCAACAAGATGACGCCGGGCCTCTTCTTTACCGACCTGGTGAAAAGCGTGCTCCTGGGCGCGGCAATCGGCTTGCCGCTGGCATGGGTGATCCTGACCCTTATGGACAGGGCCGGTGACCTCTGGTGGCTGTATGCCTGGCTGGTATGGTGCGGCTTCCAGCTGCTGATGCTGGTACTGTTCCCGACAGTGATCGCACCGCTGTTCAATAAATTCACCCCGCTGGAGGACGACAGCCTGCGCGCCCGGATCGAGAATCTGATGAAGCGCGTCGGTTTCGCCTCCAAAGGCTTGTTCGTGATGGATGGATCCAAGCGCAGCGCCCACGGCAACGCCTATTTTTCCGGCTTCGGCGCTGCCAAGCGCATCGTCTTTTTCGATACGCTCCTGTCACGCCTGGCGCCGCAGGAAGTCGAAGCAGTGCTGGCGCATGAGCTGGGCCACTTCAAGATGAAGCATATCGTCAAACGCATTGTCGTCATGTTTGCCCTCTCGCTCGGCTTCCTCGCCCTTCTCGGCTACCTCAAGACACAGACCTGGTTCTACACCGGCCTCGGCGTCGACCCCATGCTCGGCACCGGCAATGATGCCATGGCGCTGATCCTGTTCTCGCTGGCCTTGCCAGTATTCACCTTCCTGTTCTCGCCACTGACCTCGATCAGCTCGCGCAAGCATGAATTCGAAGCCGACGCCTTTGCCGCCAAACATACCAGCGCCCCCGACCTCGTCAGCGCGCTGGTGAAACTCTATGAAGACAATGCATCGACCCTCACGCCGGACCCGCTGCACTCGGCTTTCTACGATTCGCACCCGCCGGCGTCGCTGCGCATCGACCGGCTGCTTGGCAGCGCGGCAAGCTGAGGGGCATGCATGACAAAAACTGCAGATCTGCTGACAAAGAAATGCCGGCACCAGGAAACGGCCCTTGACGATGCTCAGATACAGGTTCACCTGGCTGCCCTGCCGGACTGGCACGTCGCGCAAGGCCTGCTGGAACGGCAGTTCAGCTTCAGGAATTATTATGAAACGCTGGCCTTCGTCAACGCAGCTGCCTACATAGCCCATGCCGAAGACCATCATCCGGAGCTGACGGTCGGCTACAACCGCTGCATGGTCAGATTCAATACGCATTCCGTCAATGGCGGGCGCGGCGGCCTGTCGGAAAATGACTTTATCTGCGCTGCCAAGGTGGGGGCATTGTTCGCCCAGGCGCATTCCTGATGGCACACCTTACCGTTACCATCATTGCCGCGCACGGCCGGCACTACCTGGGCCAGGTCGATGGCCAGCTCATCCAATGCGTCACGCGCGGCAAAAAGAGCGATGTCGCCGTCGGCGACCGGGTGCAAGTCAAGCGCACTTCGCCCAACCAGGGCGTGATCGAATCCATTGCCGAGCGCAAGACCCTGCTGTTTCGCTCCGACCAGTACAAATCCAAACTGCTGGCGGCAAATGTCACGCAAATGTTCATCGTGGTCGCGACCGAACCGGGCTTTGCCGACGACCTGGTCTCGCGCTCGCTGGTGGCGGCGGAAGCCGCCGGCGTCAAGCCGCATATCATCCTGAACAAGACCGACGTCGAAGAGCTGCTGCCGAAGGCGCGCGAACGCATGACGCTTTATGGCGCCCTTGGCTACCCGGTGCATGAAGTGTCGGTGCGCGCAAGGCCGGACGATACACGCGCCATCCTGGCGCCGCTGTTGGCGGGCCAAAGCTCGATCTTCATCGGCCAGTCCGGCATGGGAAAGTCCTCCCTCATCAACATGCTGGTGCCGGGCGCCGAGATCGCCACGCGCGAAATTTCAGCAGCGCTGGATACCGGCAAGCACACCACCACCTTCACGCGCCTGTATGCGGTCGATCAGGAAACCAGCGTGATCGATTCTCCGGGCTTCCAGGAATTCGGCCTGTACCACTTGAGCGAAGGCATGCTGGAGCGTGCCTTTGTCGAATTCGCGCCGCACCTGGGCAAATGCCGCTTCTATAATTGCCATCACCTGAATGAACCGTCGTGCGCCGTGCTCGACGCCGTGGCAGGCGGCACGATTGCACCGATCCGCCACGCCCTGTACCGGCAACTGGTGCATGAAGCGTCGCAAACCATCGGGTATTAAGCCAGCTGGACGGTTCCGCCCTCTCAGCACAGGTTGCGCAGGGCACCTTGCAGATCGGGATAGCTGAATGCAAAACCGCTGGCCTGCAGGCGCGCCGGGGCCACGCGCTGGCCTTCCAGCAGCAAATCGGCTTGCTCGCCCAGCGCCAGCCGCATGGGCCAGGCTGGCGTCGGCAACAAGCACGGTCGCCGCAACACCCGCGCAGCAACCCGGCTGAACTGATCCTGGGTCACACTCTCGGGCGCGGTAAAATTGTAAGCCGCGAACCTCTCCGGTGCGGCCGGCAATCCCCACAGGTGTGCAATGCCGCGCAAGACATCCTGTACATGGATCCAGGATTGCCACTGGTTGCCGCGCCCCACCCTGCCGCCCATGCCTAGCCGGAAGGGCAACAGCATCATCGGCAAGGCCCCTTGCAAACCGAACACCACGCCGAAACGCATGCACGTCACCTGTACACCATGCGCTGCGGCCGCCCGCGCGGCAGCTTCCCAGTCCTGGCACAACTGCGACATGAAAACCGGCTGGGGCGAACTTTCTTCGGTAAGTTCGCGATCATCTCCCTGTGGCTGCACGCCGTAATAGCCGATTGCCGATGCCGACAGCAGCAACCGTGGCTTGCGCCCGGCGTCGGCGATCCATGCCACCAAGTTTGCTGTCAGGGCGATGCGGCTACGGCGCAATTCCTCCTTGCGTCTGGCGGTCCACCGCCATCCGAGGATGCGCGCCCCCGCCAGATTAACGATGACATCGATGCGGGCCGCCGGCAACAGCTCGGCCATGTCAGCGATGCAATGTACCTTGCCGCCAAAGAGCCATGCCGCCTGCTTTGGCCTGCGCGACAGGACCGTGACCTGATGACCTTCTGCCAGAAGCGCACGCACCAGCGCTTGCCCGATGAAGCCTGTCGCGCCAGTCACCAGCACCGACTCCGCTGCATCGCCAAAACGAAGGCCCGGGAACTCACGCTCGTTCTCGCGGCGGGAGATTCGCAACGATGCCAGGCCGTCGCGCACGCCAGAGAGGCCGACGCCAATTCCGCACAAACACAGGAAAGCGCTCAGCCAGCCATGCGGCTCCCATTGCATTGCCGTGGGCTGCGCCAGCCAGGCAGGGACGTTCAGTAGCAGCAGCATAATGAAGGCGCCGCCATTAATCGCCAGTATGGTATGTGTCACGCGCTCACTTGCTGGCAACAGCCGGGTCTGGTCCTCGACGACGAAATCCCACAAGGTCAAGACAATTTCGATTCCAAACAGGCCGAGCAGGACAACGGCCCAGGCGCCATGCAATGACCACGCCGACAGGCCGATGAAAAGCGCACTGTAAATCAGCGCCCGGATCGCATGGATCCCCAATTCGCGACGCGCAGTACTGCGCTGCGGCAGCGCTTCGGTGAACTCATGGTGGTACAAGGTGTCAAATGCCCCGAGGCAGCCTTGCGCAGCCATGAGCTGCAACGCCAGCAGGTGGGTATCCATCATGCAGCCTCGCTGTCAATTTCTACCCTGACATGAAGCGCTGCGATCTGCCTGCGGTCATGAAACCATAGCCATGCCAGTGGCGGCACCATCGTCAAAACCGCGAACCCGTCGACCCAGACATGGGTCCAGCAATCGGCACGAAGGGAAATCCATATATCCTGCGGGGCCCAGATGACGATTCCTGCAATCAGGGCGCCCCAGGCCAGGCCGCTGCGGTAGCGGTCGCCAAAATGGATCAGCGCCAGCATCCATAAAGACATTCCCTGTATGGTCGGCCCGAACAGTCCAATCCACCAGACTTGCTGCGCGCGCGCCGCAGATGGCGCTGACGCCCCCCAGAATGCCGCCTCGACGCCAAGATGGTAGTCATCGAACATCGGCAAGTCGCCAATCCAGGGCAGCGCCATGCCGACCAGCAGGTGCACCAGTGCGGTCGCATACATCCAGAGAACCAGCCATTGTCTTGCGGTGATGGAATCCATGCTCAAGCACCTCCCAAGTAAAAAAATCCAACTGCCCGATCAGCGTCCCCGAAAGAACGGATTTACCGGCTGGCACACATCCCCGTCGCAGTGCCCGGCTGGCCTGTATCCCATCCAGCGTGAAAAACGGTAGCGATTGCGGGCAAAGCCGCGGTACAAGCTGGCCAGCAACGGCCGCAGGGCATGCACCCGCAATGGCAGGACAATCCACGCGCGGCCGACCAGGGTATAGGCCGCCAGCATGCTGTCGATCCCGACCAGCACGCGGCCATCGGCAGTGCTGCTGTGAAGTTCGCGATCGAGCGCGGCCATGTCGACGCCCAACGGCGCCGGATCAAAATCCGGCCTGGAGATATCCACAAAACCCAGGCGGCCGGCGCTGTTCCAGCGCATCAGCCGGCGCATCTCGGCCAGGCAGAAAGGGCAGTTGCCGTCGTAATACAGCGTCAGTTCCGCAGTCGTGCTCATGAAGCATGCTCCCATGCGTTTGGTTTTTATCGGAAAGATACCTACAGGGCCGGCTTGTTCACCATCAGGAAATACACGCCCACCATACAAAGGAAAGCGGGATAACCCAACCCTTCCCACCAGCGCGCGTAGCGCCAGTATTCGGCCGGCAAGACGCCCCCCTGTACCAGCGCCAGGTCTGCCATGCGTCGCATGCGTATCTGCAGCCAGACCACTGGCAGCCAGCAAGCCCCGGCGATCACATAGAGCACCAGCGACCACGCAAGCCACGGCGTAGTAAAAGTCCATCCTGCCATGTACATCAAGCCGATACCGCTGGCCGGTTGCACAATTACAGCGGGCGTCGTGAATATCCAGTCGGCCAGCACCACGAACCTTGCCACGACCGCCTGCGCCTCGATACTCTTGCTGCGGTTCGCGCAAAACAGGTAAAAAGCTGAACCGAAGCCGACGCCGACAAGCACGACCGATGACAATATGTGCAAGGTTTTAAGGATCAGATATGCAGACATGGTCAACCCTTCCTACTTTCAGAAGCATCCAGCAGCAGCAGTAACGCCAGAATAGGAATGTTTTTCAAGACTGGCCCGAACGGATGCAGCCAGTATTCAGGGAGGAATAGCGTGATGATCGCGGTATAAGCCGCGATCAGAAACATCTGCAAACGCCAGGGCCAACGGCCAGGCGCAAGCAGCGTGGCCACACCAAAACCCAGATCGAGAAGCGCCGCCCCATATAACGCTACTGCAGCCGGTTCACCGCGCAAGCCCACCTCGCTTAGCAGCGTCAGGCTTTGGTCGACCGGATAAATTCCGAGGGACAGCACGCCGGTAACAAGCCATACCAGTGCCAGCGCGAACCGCATAAGCGGCAAGCCCCAAGCCATTACTGCCTGTGCCCGCAACATCTCAGGCGCCAGGCCGGCAAACCAGGTAGAAGGGCCTCCTGGCGCCCGTCCGAGCAGGCTGGCAAAAGCTGCGGGGTTGCCGGCACTGCCCTGTTCCAGCATGCGCAGGGAGTCGGGGGAAATCAGTCGCTGGCGCAGGCAACTTGCCGCCTTTGCCAGGCCAAACATAAGACGCCGCGGTATCGGCAACCAGATTGCCGGCGGCAAGCGCATGGCCTCACGATAGGCTTGCAGCATCTCACGGTAGCTCATTGCCACAGGCCCCACCGCATCAACGATTGTTCTGGCATCAGATGCCGGGAGCAACAAGTGCGTTACTGCTGCACACACATCGTCGACGTGCACAGGTTGCAGGCGCTGTTCGCCGCGTCCAGGCAAACCGACCACTGGAAGGCTCGCCAGCATGCGAAAAAACCGGCTGCTGCCACCGTCGATGCCTACCACCAGCGACGGCCGCAGGATGCTCCAGTCCAGGTCTGTCTGCATTAAATACGCATCGGCTTGCCGTTTGCTGCGCAAATACGGCGTGCACGCCGCATCGTCATGACCGCCGAGCGCCGAAATCTGGATGACACGGCGGATCCCGGCCAACTCGCATGCCTTGAACAGGGCAATCGGCGCATCGCGATGGATAGCGTCAAAGCGCTTGTCAAGATCCTCGTGCAAGATGCCGACAGCATTGATCACTGCATCAATATCGTCCAGGCGCGGCAACCAATCTTCCACATGCACAACGTGCGCATAATCGATTGCCAGATCCTGTGCCAGCACTGGTACCCGCACCCCGCGCACGACCTCATGGCCTGCCGCAACCAGGACAGAACAGAGATGGTGACCGAGGAATCCATTGGCGCCACAAACCAGAATTTTCACGATGCCCGCCTGTCTTTAATTTTTGTAATTTCAGTCAAAACAGAAACGTTACGACAAAAAAATTTCCGCGCGCCCTCAACCCGAATTCTTGCTGCCGTCCCGCCCGTCGCCCCGCACGAATTTCTGCACAGTGGATCCCATCTTCAAGAGCTTCATCAAAGTGGCCGGCTCCAGCCGCAGCATTTCATCGGTCCACGACATCAAGGTTTCCATCAGCGCCAGGGTTTCAGCGATACGCTGTTGCGCCGCCCGCTCTTCCATTGGCAAGTCATCACTGGACAGGCACTCGCGCAAGGCGGCAATCGTGGGATCGAATTCGCGCGCCTTGCGCTCCCTGACGATCGTGCGGAACAATTCCCACACATCCAGCGATGTTTCGAAATGGTCACGCCGGTCACCCAAAGCGTGGGACACCTTGACCAGCTTCCAGTTTTGCAATTCTTTCAAACTGGTCGACACGTTCGAGCGCGCCACACCCAGCGTTTCAGCGATGTCCTCTGCATGCATCGGCTTGCCAGTGATATACAACAGCGCGTGGATCTGGCTAACCGTGCGATTAACCCCCCAGCGGGAGCCCATTTCCCCCCAGTGCAGGACAAATTTTTGCGAGATTGGTGTCAGTTCCATAAGTACAAGATAGATCTTACTGAAATTTCTGTCAAGACTGAAATTAAAGAAATACGCTCTTTCCTTAACTTTGATCCCCCATCTCTGCGGGCCCGACCCATTGTTCTGCCCCAGCGGACCGTCACACCATGTCTCAGGCTGTCAATCCGTCGACAAAACTCATATAATTGAAGTAGTTACATTAAACCGGCGGCAGGCGCCACCCTTGCCGCCGTTTCCATTTATGGCGATCAAACACTTTCTGCAGTTTTCCGATTTCACGCTCGACGAGTACGGGTATGTGATGGAACGCGCGCGCATCATCAAGCGCAAATTCAAGAATTACGAGCCGCACCCTACCCTGGCGGACCGTACGCTGGTGATGGTGTTCGAAAAAAATTCGACCCGCACCCGCCTGTCCTTTGAAGCCGGCATGCACCAGATGGGCGGCGCGGCCATCTACCTGAATACCCGCGACAGCCAGCTGGGACGCGGCGAGCCGGTCGAGGACGCAGCGCAAGTCATGTCACGCATGTGCGACGTCATTATGATCCGCACCTTCGGCCAGGAGATCATCGAGC comes from the Janthinobacterium sp. 17J80-10 genome and includes:
- a CDS encoding M48 family metallopeptidase, producing MNSYVFSLLFIAFLVLTIAVRFWLSSRHIRHILMHRQAVPPQFSARIPLAAHQKAADYTVAKTKLRMTMLGVNAAVLLGFTFFGGLQWLSMKVFDLTGPGMTYQIGLLAAFAIISGLIDLPFSYYSQFRLEEKFDFNKMTPGLFFTDLVKSVLLGAAIGLPLAWVILTLMDRAGDLWWLYAWLVWCGFQLLMLVLFPTVIAPLFNKFTPLEDDSLRARIENLMKRVGFASKGLFVMDGSKRSAHGNAYFSGFGAAKRIVFFDTLLSRLAPQEVEAVLAHELGHFKMKHIVKRIVVMFALSLGFLALLGYLKTQTWFYTGLGVDPMLGTGNDAMALILFSLALPVFTFLFSPLTSISSRKHEFEADAFAAKHTSAPDLVSALVKLYEDNASTLTPDPLHSAFYDSHPPASLRIDRLLGSAAS
- a CDS encoding DUF393 domain-containing protein, with the protein product MSTTAELTLYYDGNCPFCLAEMRRLMRWNSAGRLGFVDISRPDFDPAPLGVDMAALDRELHSSTADGRVLVGIDSMLAAYTLVGRAWIVLPLRVHALRPLLASLYRGFARNRYRFSRWMGYRPAGHCDGDVCQPVNPFFRGR
- the orn gene encoding oligoribonuclease yields the protein MSQPTDLQAPTPATPARPNEFNLVWVDMEMTGLDPDNDRIIEVAVVVTDPHLNILAEGPVFAIHQPDEVLDRMDAWNKGTHGRSGLIDRVKASTISEADAESAIIAFLKHFVPAGKSPMCGNSICQDRRFMVRGMPKLEAFFHYRNLDVSTLKELCRRWKPELASGFKKHQKHTALADIIESVEELKYYREHFIKL
- a CDS encoding MarR family transcriptional regulator, with translation MELTPISQKFVLHWGEMGSRWGVNRTVSQIHALLYITGKPMHAEDIAETLGVARSNVSTSLKELQNWKLVKVSHALGDRRDHFETSLDVWELFRTIVRERKAREFDPTIAALRECLSSDDLPMEERAAQQRIAETLALMETLMSWTDEMLRLEPATLMKLLKMGSTVQKFVRGDGRDGSKNSG
- a CDS encoding SDR family oxidoreductase, translated to MKILVCGANGFLGHHLCSVLVAAGHEVVRGVRVPVLAQDLAIDYAHVVHVEDWLPRLDDIDAVINAVGILHEDLDKRFDAIHRDAPIALFKACELAGIRRVIQISALGGHDDAACTPYLRSKRQADAYLMQTDLDWSILRPSLVVGIDGGSSRFFRMLASLPVVGLPGRGEQRLQPVHVDDVCAAVTHLLLPASDARTIVDAVGPVAMSYREMLQAYREAMRLPPAIWLPIPRRLMFGLAKAASCLRQRLISPDSLRMLEQGSAGNPAAFASLLGRAPGGPSTWFAGLAPEMLRAQAVMAWGLPLMRFALALVWLVTGVLSLGIYPVDQSLTLLSEVGLRGEPAAVALYGAALLDLGFGVATLLAPGRWPWRLQMFLIAAYTAIITLFLPEYWLHPFGPVLKNIPILALLLLLDASESRKG
- a CDS encoding cell division protein — protein: MDSITARQWLVLWMYATALVHLLVGMALPWIGDLPMFDDYHLGVEAAFWGASAPSAARAQQVWWIGLFGPTIQGMSLWMLALIHFGDRYRSGLAWGALIAGIVIWAPQDIWISLRADCWTHVWVDGFAVLTMVPPLAWLWFHDRRQIAALHVRVEIDSEAA
- the rsgA gene encoding ribosome small subunit-dependent GTPase A, translated to MAHLTVTIIAAHGRHYLGQVDGQLIQCVTRGKKSDVAVGDRVQVKRTSPNQGVIESIAERKTLLFRSDQYKSKLLAANVTQMFIVVATEPGFADDLVSRSLVAAEAAGVKPHIILNKTDVEELLPKARERMTLYGALGYPVHEVSVRARPDDTRAILAPLLAGQSSIFIGQSGMGKSSLINMLVPGAEIATREISAALDTGKHTTTFTRLYAVDQETSVIDSPGFQEFGLYHLSEGMLERAFVEFAPHLGKCRFYNCHHLNEPSCAVLDAVAGGTIAPIRHALYRQLVHEASQTIGY
- a CDS encoding 4a-hydroxytetrahydrobiopterin dehydratase; this translates as MTKTADLLTKKCRHQETALDDAQIQVHLAALPDWHVAQGLLERQFSFRNYYETLAFVNAAAYIAHAEDHHPELTVGYNRCMVRFNTHSVNGGRGGLSENDFICAAKVGALFAQAHS
- a CDS encoding UPF0149 family protein — translated: MNIDEPLSDKEFDELDKFLLSDRCADDGMTMDSLHGYLTALAIGPQEVMLAEWLPRVWGASGQAPQFKTDKECSRIMNLIARYMNEVVMTFEVAPKEFEPLFCEYEFEGRQVIDGEAWAWGFLEGVDLRADAWEPIWDSNLAPLMRSIHLLGAEEIEEEDMTLVDEPVKRHKLAIEVEAAIPAIHRYWQPQRKSAVTTVQRQEAKVGRNDDCPCGSGKKFKKCCGAEPAQA
- a CDS encoding DUF2269 domain-containing protein, whose product is MSAYLILKTLHILSSVVLVGVGFGSAFYLFCANRSKSIEAQAVVARFVVLADWIFTTPAVIVQPASGIGLMYMAGWTFTTPWLAWSLVLYVIAGACWLPVVWLQIRMRRMADLALVQGGVLPAEYWRYARWWEGLGYPAFLCMVGVYFLMVNKPAL
- a CDS encoding TIGR01777 family oxidoreductase, producing MDTHLLALQLMAAQGCLGAFDTLYHHEFTEALPQRSTARRELGIHAIRALIYSALFIGLSAWSLHGAWAVVLLGLFGIEIVLTLWDFVVEDQTRLLPASERVTHTILAINGGAFIMLLLLNVPAWLAQPTAMQWEPHGWLSAFLCLCGIGVGLSGVRDGLASLRISRRENEREFPGLRFGDAAESVLVTGATGFIGQALVRALLAEGHQVTVLSRRPKQAAWLFGGKVHCIADMAELLPAARIDVIVNLAGARILGWRWTARRKEELRRSRIALTANLVAWIADAGRKPRLLLSASAIGYYGVQPQGDDRELTEESSPQPVFMSQLCQDWEAAARAAAAHGVQVTCMRFGVVFGLQGALPMMLLPFRLGMGGRVGRGNQWQSWIHVQDVLRGIAHLWGLPAAPERFAAYNFTAPESVTQDQFSRVAARVLRRPCLLPTPAWPMRLALGEQADLLLEGQRVAPARLQASGFAFSYPDLQGALRNLC
- a CDS encoding serine/threonine protein kinase, which encodes MTAAQDPAFSSLTPDIVLDALDAIGLRSDGRMLALNSYENRVYQIGMDDGPPLVAKFYRPRRWSDAAILEEHAFVQELVEQEIPVVPALMLAGTSLHAYQGFRFAVFPRHGGRAPELEDAATLEWMGRFIGRIHAVGALRPFIERPVLDVASFGEEPRDYLLAHDFIPPELMEAYRTVAAQALDGVRHCFARAGQVAAIRLHGDCHCGNVLWTDAGPHFVDFDDSRMGPAIQDLWMLLSGERADQVRQLSDLLAGYEDFFEFNPRELYLVEALRTLRLMHYAAWLARRWDDPAFKQAFPWFDTPRYWQDRILELREQIALMDEPPLWPS